From Ovis aries strain OAR_USU_Benz2616 breed Rambouillet chromosome 21, ARS-UI_Ramb_v3.0, whole genome shotgun sequence, a single genomic window includes:
- the PRSS23 gene encoding serine protease 23, protein MAGTPGCPIFLLLLCAFGQVSPYSTHWKPTWPAYRLPVVLPQSTFNLAKPDFGAEAKLEVSSSCGPQCHKGTPLPTYEEAKQYLSYETLYANGSRTETQVGIYVLRSHEGQSSGKSRRKRQIYGYDSRFSIFGKDFLLNYPFSTSVKLSTGCTGTLVAEKHVLTAAHCIHDGKTYVKGTQKLRVGFLKPKFKDGGQGANNSRSALPEKMKFQWIRVKRTHVPKGWIKGNANDIGMDYDYALLELKKPHKRKFMKIGVSPPAKQLPGGRIHFSGYDNDRPGNLVYRFCDVQDETYDLLYQQCDAQPGASGSGVYVRMWKRQQQKWERKIIGIFSGHQWVDVNGSPQDFNVAVRITPLKYAQICYWIKGNYVDCREG, encoded by the coding sequence ATGGCGGGGACTCCAGGGTGccccatcttcctcctcctcctctgcgcTTTTGGGCAGGTGAGCCCCTACAGCACCCACTGGAAGCCCACCTGGCCGGCCTACCGCCTCCCCGTGGTCCTGCCCCAGTCCACCTTCAACTTGGCCAAGCCAGACTTTGGGGCTGAAGCCAAGCTGGAAGTGTCCTCCTCGTGTGGACCCCAGTGTCATAAGGGAACCCCGCTGCCCACTTACGAAGAAGCCAAGCAGTACCTGTCCTACGAGACCCTCTATGCCAACGGCAGCCGCACCGAGACGCAGGTGGGCATCTACGTCCTCAGAAGCCACGAGGGGCAGTCTTCCGGGAAGTCTAGGAGGAAGCGTCAGATTTACGGCTACGACAGCAGGTTCAGCATCTTTGGGAAGGATTTCCTGCTCAACTACCCCTTCTCGACCTCCGTGAAGTTATCCACGGGCTGCACCGGCACACTGGTGGCCGAGAAGCACGTGCTCACAGCCGCCCACTGCATCCACGACGGCAAGACCTACGTGAAAGGAACCCAGAAGCTCCGGGTGGGCTTCCTGAAGCCCAAGTTCAAAGACGGTGGTCAAGGCGCCAACAACTCACGCTCAGCCCTGCCTGAgaagatgaaattccagtggatcCGGGTGAAACGCACCCACGTCCCCAAGGGTTGGATCAAGGGCAACGCCAACGACATCGGCATGGATTATGACTACGCCCTCCTGGAGCTCAAAAAGCCCCACAAGAGAAAGTTCATGAAGATCGGGGTGAGCCCGCCTGCCAAGCAGCTGCCGGGGGGCAGGATCCACTTCTCGGGTTACGACAATGACCGACCGGGGAACCTGGTGTACCGCTTCTGTGACGTCCAGGATGAGACCTATGACCTGCTCTACCAGCAGTGCGATGCCCAGCCCGGTGCCAGCGGGTCCGGGGTCTACGTGAGGATGTGGAAGAGACAGCAGCAGAAGTGGGAGCGGAAAATTATCGGCATCTTTTCTGGGCACCAGTGGGTAGATGTGAATGGTTCGCCACAGGATTTCAATGTGGCTGTTAGAATCACCCCTCTCAAATATGCCCAGATTTGCTATTGGATTAAGGGAAACTATGTGGATTGTAGGGAGGGGTGA